A window of the Chanodichthys erythropterus isolate Z2021 chromosome 21, ASM2448905v1, whole genome shotgun sequence genome harbors these coding sequences:
- the odad3 gene encoding coiled-coil domain-containing protein 151 isoform X5, with amino-acid sequence MPGTSVAGGIKHPIHDQISELQRKIQLLEGDRSAYFESSQSAIKKNRETILQLRQENKNLHKKLAEGDEQLIKDVFQGRGVEKASFRNMSMKSARTVLEKEVRDKMKKLNAMKHTTQTQKQRLEEMKLQYQSMKPQSRSPLPDTQKQEEEEKKLRILENRLEKTQLKCHEAEHIMRGYLKLKEHLQEDSLTFQPQLDRMEAEIHRQTQVLKELQVMNSDAHLSKDAAKAELQLQEEQVYRERREREKILSRYKKQAEEKVAQAERMKKRPQWAAMHPDELSSEAQHSANPVEEVEAISTFEEAFQRIKDATGVTDSREIVDRFISQGETQEHLEKMKAENERMLLQLNKEKNTLQTELQDMKYSQKTELLSGQQKLQDCERDLQQEQQRRDAVKDRLDRLAYTLNTVKAGVQQLSDKLQHIPLMEGPTPQLPPDSDEHTLQLLSEAEQKLMLLKEELQGKDLTTTLKEMEEEEFQARIAGKLPQYNTRIQLHMKQKQDPFDGETLAHITMESYFCHIRKKIMLWSKCCHNYDFFCHNYDFFYHNFIFLCHNN; translated from the exons atgccTGGCACGTCTGTCGCAGGGGGCATCAAGCACCCTATCCATGATCAAATTTCGGAGCTCCAAAGAAAAATTCAACTTCTGG AGGGAGACAGAAGCGCGTATTTCGAAAGCTCTCAGTCTGCTATCAAGAAGAACAGAGAAACCATCCTTCAGCTGAGGCAAGAGAATAAAAACCTGCACAAGAAACTGGCTGAG GGAGATGAACAACTTATCAAGGATGTTTTTCAAGGCCGTGGGGTGGAGAAAGCCTCATTCAGGAACATGTCTATGAAG TCAGCACGGACGGTGCTGGAGAAGGAGGTGCGCGATAAAATGAAGAAGCTGAATGCTATGAAACACACCACTCAGACACAGAAGCAGCGTTTAGAGGAAATGAAGCTCCAGTACCAGAGCATGAAGCCACAGAGCAGAAGCCCTCTGCCTGACACCCAgaaacaagaggaggaggaaaag AAATTGCGCATTCTGGAAAACCGTTTGGAGAAAACGCAGCTGAAATGTCATGAAGCAGAGCACATAATGCGAGGATACCTCAAACTGAAGGAGCATCTACAG GAAGACAGTCTTACATTTCAACCACAGCTGGACAGGATGGAGGCAGAGATTCACCGGCAGACACAAGTGCTCAAAGAACTACAGGTCATGAACAGCGACGCCCACTTGTCAAAGGATGCAGCCAAG gcTGAGCTGCAGCTTCAGGAGGAGcaggtgtacagagagcgcagagagagagagaaaatactCTCCCGCTACAAGAAGCAGGCGGAGGAGAAGGTGGCTCAGGCAGAGAGGATGAAGAAAAGA CCCCAGTGGGCGGCCATGCACCCCGATGAGCTGAGCAGTGAGGCCCAGCACAGTGCCAACCCAGTAGAAGAAGTGGAAGCCATCTCTACTTTTGAGGAAGCTTTCCAGCGCATCAAAGATGCCACTGGAGTCACAGACTCACGG GAAATAGTGGACAGGTTTATCTCTCAGGGAGAAACACAGGAACATTTGGAGAAGATGAAGGCAGAAAATGAGAGAATGCTGCTTCAGCTGAATAAAGAGAAGAATACACTGCAGACTGAGCTTCAGGATATGAAATACTCTCAAAAAACTGAACTCCTAAG CGGCCAGCAGAAGCTGCAGGATTGTGAGCGTGACCTGCAGCAGGAGCAGCAGCGCCGTGATGCGGTTAAAGACCGTCTGGACAGACTCGCATATACACTAAACACTGTCAAAGCAGGAGTGCAGCAGCTCAGTGACAAACTACAGCACATACCGCTG ATGGAGGGTCCGACACCACAGCTGCCTCCAGACTCAGATGAACACACGCTGCAGCTGCTGTCTGAGGCTGAACAGAAACTGATGCTGCTAAAGGAGGAACTACAGGGCAAAGATCTGACAACCACCCTGAAGGAGATGGAGGAAGAAGAG TTCCAAGCCAGGATAGCAGGGAAACTACCCCAGTACAACACGCGCATTCAGTTGCATATGAAGCAGAAACAGGACCCTTTTGATGGTGAGACACTAGCTCATATCACCATGGAATCTTATTTCTGCcacattagaaaaaaaatcatgctttggtCAAAATGTTGtcacaattatgattttttttgtcataactatgactttttttatcataatttcatctttttatgtcataataattga
- the odad3 gene encoding coiled-coil domain-containing protein 151 isoform X2: protein MPGTSVAGGIKHPIHDQISELQRKIQLLEGDRSAYFESSQSAIKKNRETILQLRQENKNLHKKLAEGDEQLIKDVFQGRGVEKASFRNMSMKLTEMFVVQSARTVLEKEVRDKMKKLNAMKHTTQTQKQRLEEMKLQYQSMKPQSRSPLPDTQKQEEEEKRVCIDITFLPEHAPSAGLSGKRTCCMTGFNRGNCENKLRILENRLEKTQLKCHEAEHIMRGYLKLKEHLQEDSLTFQPQLDRMEAEIHRQTQVLKELQVMNSDAHLSKDAAKAELQLQEEQVYRERREREKILSRYKKQAEEKVAQAERMKKRPQWAAMHPDELSSEAQHSANPVEEVEAISTFEEAFQRIKDATGVTDSREIVDRFISQGETQEHLEKMKAENERMLLQLNKEKNTLQTELQDMKYSQKTELLSGQQKLQDCERDLQQEQQRRDAVKDRLDRLAYTLNTVKAGVQQLSDKLQHIPLMEGPTPQLPPDSDEHTLQLLSEAEQKLMLLKEELQGKDLTTTLKEMEEEEFQARIAGKLPQYNTRIQLHMKQKQDPFDDEDDSGDDEGDIITRVTLKHQSQSIIDANNKRKTRIKKRKGKM, encoded by the exons atgccTGGCACGTCTGTCGCAGGGGGCATCAAGCACCCTATCCATGATCAAATTTCGGAGCTCCAAAGAAAAATTCAACTTCTGG AGGGAGACAGAAGCGCGTATTTCGAAAGCTCTCAGTCTGCTATCAAGAAGAACAGAGAAACCATCCTTCAGCTGAGGCAAGAGAATAAAAACCTGCACAAGAAACTGGCTGAG GGAGATGAACAACTTATCAAGGATGTTTTTCAAGGCCGTGGGGTGGAGAAAGCCTCATTCAGGAACATGTCTATGAAG TTGACAGAAATGTTTGTTGTGCAGTCAGCACGGACGGTGCTGGAGAAGGAGGTGCGCGATAAAATGAAGAAGCTGAATGCTATGAAACACACCACTCAGACACAGAAGCAGCGTTTAGAGGAAATGAAGCTCCAGTACCAGAGCATGAAGCCACAGAGCAGAAGCCCTCTGCCTGACACCCAgaaacaagaggaggaggaaaag AGAGTATGCATTGACATCACTTTCCTGCCGGAACACGCTCcgtcagctggactgagtggcaaaagaacctgctgcatgactggatttaataggggaaactgcgaaaat AAATTGCGCATTCTGGAAAACCGTTTGGAGAAAACGCAGCTGAAATGTCATGAAGCAGAGCACATAATGCGAGGATACCTCAAACTGAAGGAGCATCTACAG GAAGACAGTCTTACATTTCAACCACAGCTGGACAGGATGGAGGCAGAGATTCACCGGCAGACACAAGTGCTCAAAGAACTACAGGTCATGAACAGCGACGCCCACTTGTCAAAGGATGCAGCCAAG gcTGAGCTGCAGCTTCAGGAGGAGcaggtgtacagagagcgcagagagagagagaaaatactCTCCCGCTACAAGAAGCAGGCGGAGGAGAAGGTGGCTCAGGCAGAGAGGATGAAGAAAAGA CCCCAGTGGGCGGCCATGCACCCCGATGAGCTGAGCAGTGAGGCCCAGCACAGTGCCAACCCAGTAGAAGAAGTGGAAGCCATCTCTACTTTTGAGGAAGCTTTCCAGCGCATCAAAGATGCCACTGGAGTCACAGACTCACGG GAAATAGTGGACAGGTTTATCTCTCAGGGAGAAACACAGGAACATTTGGAGAAGATGAAGGCAGAAAATGAGAGAATGCTGCTTCAGCTGAATAAAGAGAAGAATACACTGCAGACTGAGCTTCAGGATATGAAATACTCTCAAAAAACTGAACTCCTAAG CGGCCAGCAGAAGCTGCAGGATTGTGAGCGTGACCTGCAGCAGGAGCAGCAGCGCCGTGATGCGGTTAAAGACCGTCTGGACAGACTCGCATATACACTAAACACTGTCAAAGCAGGAGTGCAGCAGCTCAGTGACAAACTACAGCACATACCGCTG ATGGAGGGTCCGACACCACAGCTGCCTCCAGACTCAGATGAACACACGCTGCAGCTGCTGTCTGAGGCTGAACAGAAACTGATGCTGCTAAAGGAGGAACTACAGGGCAAAGATCTGACAACCACCCTGAAGGAGATGGAGGAAGAAGAG TTCCAAGCCAGGATAGCAGGGAAACTACCCCAGTACAACACGCGCATTCAGTTGCATATGAAGCAGAAACAGGACCCTTTTGATG ATGAGGACGACAGCGGCGATGATGAGGGTGATATCATCACCCGTGTCACCCTGAAGCACCAGTCGCAGTCAATCATTGACGCAAATAACAAGAGGAAGACTCGCATTAAAAAGAGGAAGGGCAAAATGTGA
- the odad3 gene encoding coiled-coil domain-containing protein 151 isoform X4, whose product MPGTSVAGGIKHPIHDQISELQRKIQLLEGDRSAYFESSQSAIKKNRETILQLRQENKNLHKKLAEGDEQLIKDVFQGRGVEKASFRNMSMKLTEMFVVQSARTVLEKEVRDKMKKLNAMKHTTQTQKQRLEEMKLQYQSMKPQSRSPLPDTQKQEEEEKKLRILENRLEKTQLKCHEAEHIMRGYLKLKEHLQEDSLTFQPQLDRMEAEIHRQTQVLKELQVMNSDAHLSKDAAKAELQLQEEQVYRERREREKILSRYKKQAEEKVAQAERMKKRPQWAAMHPDELSSEAQHSANPVEEVEAISTFEEAFQRIKDATGVTDSREIVDRFISQGETQEHLEKMKAENERMLLQLNKEKNTLQTELQDMKYSQKTELLSGQQKLQDCERDLQQEQQRRDAVKDRLDRLAYTLNTVKAGVQQLSDKLQHIPLMEGPTPQLPPDSDEHTLQLLSEAEQKLMLLKEELQGKDLTTTLKEMEEEEFQARIAGKLPQYNTRIQLHMKQKQDPFDGETLAHITMESYFCHIRKKIMLWSKCCHNYDFFCHNYDFFYHNFIFLCHNN is encoded by the exons atgccTGGCACGTCTGTCGCAGGGGGCATCAAGCACCCTATCCATGATCAAATTTCGGAGCTCCAAAGAAAAATTCAACTTCTGG AGGGAGACAGAAGCGCGTATTTCGAAAGCTCTCAGTCTGCTATCAAGAAGAACAGAGAAACCATCCTTCAGCTGAGGCAAGAGAATAAAAACCTGCACAAGAAACTGGCTGAG GGAGATGAACAACTTATCAAGGATGTTTTTCAAGGCCGTGGGGTGGAGAAAGCCTCATTCAGGAACATGTCTATGAAG TTGACAGAAATGTTTGTTGTGCAGTCAGCACGGACGGTGCTGGAGAAGGAGGTGCGCGATAAAATGAAGAAGCTGAATGCTATGAAACACACCACTCAGACACAGAAGCAGCGTTTAGAGGAAATGAAGCTCCAGTACCAGAGCATGAAGCCACAGAGCAGAAGCCCTCTGCCTGACACCCAgaaacaagaggaggaggaaaag AAATTGCGCATTCTGGAAAACCGTTTGGAGAAAACGCAGCTGAAATGTCATGAAGCAGAGCACATAATGCGAGGATACCTCAAACTGAAGGAGCATCTACAG GAAGACAGTCTTACATTTCAACCACAGCTGGACAGGATGGAGGCAGAGATTCACCGGCAGACACAAGTGCTCAAAGAACTACAGGTCATGAACAGCGACGCCCACTTGTCAAAGGATGCAGCCAAG gcTGAGCTGCAGCTTCAGGAGGAGcaggtgtacagagagcgcagagagagagagaaaatactCTCCCGCTACAAGAAGCAGGCGGAGGAGAAGGTGGCTCAGGCAGAGAGGATGAAGAAAAGA CCCCAGTGGGCGGCCATGCACCCCGATGAGCTGAGCAGTGAGGCCCAGCACAGTGCCAACCCAGTAGAAGAAGTGGAAGCCATCTCTACTTTTGAGGAAGCTTTCCAGCGCATCAAAGATGCCACTGGAGTCACAGACTCACGG GAAATAGTGGACAGGTTTATCTCTCAGGGAGAAACACAGGAACATTTGGAGAAGATGAAGGCAGAAAATGAGAGAATGCTGCTTCAGCTGAATAAAGAGAAGAATACACTGCAGACTGAGCTTCAGGATATGAAATACTCTCAAAAAACTGAACTCCTAAG CGGCCAGCAGAAGCTGCAGGATTGTGAGCGTGACCTGCAGCAGGAGCAGCAGCGCCGTGATGCGGTTAAAGACCGTCTGGACAGACTCGCATATACACTAAACACTGTCAAAGCAGGAGTGCAGCAGCTCAGTGACAAACTACAGCACATACCGCTG ATGGAGGGTCCGACACCACAGCTGCCTCCAGACTCAGATGAACACACGCTGCAGCTGCTGTCTGAGGCTGAACAGAAACTGATGCTGCTAAAGGAGGAACTACAGGGCAAAGATCTGACAACCACCCTGAAGGAGATGGAGGAAGAAGAG TTCCAAGCCAGGATAGCAGGGAAACTACCCCAGTACAACACGCGCATTCAGTTGCATATGAAGCAGAAACAGGACCCTTTTGATGGTGAGACACTAGCTCATATCACCATGGAATCTTATTTCTGCcacattagaaaaaaaatcatgctttggtCAAAATGTTGtcacaattatgattttttttgtcataactatgactttttttatcataatttcatctttttatgtcataataattga
- the odad3 gene encoding coiled-coil domain-containing protein 151 isoform X1: MPGTSVAGGIKHPIHDQISELQRKIQLLEGDRSAYFESSQSAIKKNRETILQLRQENKNLHKKLAEGDEQLIKDVFQGRGVEKASFRNMSMKLTEMFVVQSARTVLEKEVRDKMKKLNAMKHTTQTQKQRLEEMKLQYQSMKPQSRSPLPDTQKQEEEEKRVCIDITFLPEHAPSAGLSGKRTCCMTGFNRGNCENKLRILENRLEKTQLKCHEAEHIMRGYLKLKEHLQEDSLTFQPQLDRMEAEIHRQTQVLKELQVMNSDAHLSKDAAKAELQLQEEQVYRERREREKILSRYKKQAEEKVAQAERMKKRPQWAAMHPDELSSEAQHSANPVEEVEAISTFEEAFQRIKDATGVTDSREIVDRFISQGETQEHLEKMKAENERMLLQLNKEKNTLQTELQDMKYSQKTELLSGQQKLQDCERDLQQEQQRRDAVKDRLDRLAYTLNTVKAGVQQLSDKLQHIPLMEGPTPQLPPDSDEHTLQLLSEAEQKLMLLKEELQGKDLTTTLKEMEEEEFQARIAGKLPQYNTRIQLHMKQKQDPFDGETLAHITMESYFCHIRKKIMLWSKCCHNYDFFCHNYDFFYHNFIFLCHNN; this comes from the exons atgccTGGCACGTCTGTCGCAGGGGGCATCAAGCACCCTATCCATGATCAAATTTCGGAGCTCCAAAGAAAAATTCAACTTCTGG AGGGAGACAGAAGCGCGTATTTCGAAAGCTCTCAGTCTGCTATCAAGAAGAACAGAGAAACCATCCTTCAGCTGAGGCAAGAGAATAAAAACCTGCACAAGAAACTGGCTGAG GGAGATGAACAACTTATCAAGGATGTTTTTCAAGGCCGTGGGGTGGAGAAAGCCTCATTCAGGAACATGTCTATGAAG TTGACAGAAATGTTTGTTGTGCAGTCAGCACGGACGGTGCTGGAGAAGGAGGTGCGCGATAAAATGAAGAAGCTGAATGCTATGAAACACACCACTCAGACACAGAAGCAGCGTTTAGAGGAAATGAAGCTCCAGTACCAGAGCATGAAGCCACAGAGCAGAAGCCCTCTGCCTGACACCCAgaaacaagaggaggaggaaaag AGAGTATGCATTGACATCACTTTCCTGCCGGAACACGCTCcgtcagctggactgagtggcaaaagaacctgctgcatgactggatttaataggggaaactgcgaaaat AAATTGCGCATTCTGGAAAACCGTTTGGAGAAAACGCAGCTGAAATGTCATGAAGCAGAGCACATAATGCGAGGATACCTCAAACTGAAGGAGCATCTACAG GAAGACAGTCTTACATTTCAACCACAGCTGGACAGGATGGAGGCAGAGATTCACCGGCAGACACAAGTGCTCAAAGAACTACAGGTCATGAACAGCGACGCCCACTTGTCAAAGGATGCAGCCAAG gcTGAGCTGCAGCTTCAGGAGGAGcaggtgtacagagagcgcagagagagagagaaaatactCTCCCGCTACAAGAAGCAGGCGGAGGAGAAGGTGGCTCAGGCAGAGAGGATGAAGAAAAGA CCCCAGTGGGCGGCCATGCACCCCGATGAGCTGAGCAGTGAGGCCCAGCACAGTGCCAACCCAGTAGAAGAAGTGGAAGCCATCTCTACTTTTGAGGAAGCTTTCCAGCGCATCAAAGATGCCACTGGAGTCACAGACTCACGG GAAATAGTGGACAGGTTTATCTCTCAGGGAGAAACACAGGAACATTTGGAGAAGATGAAGGCAGAAAATGAGAGAATGCTGCTTCAGCTGAATAAAGAGAAGAATACACTGCAGACTGAGCTTCAGGATATGAAATACTCTCAAAAAACTGAACTCCTAAG CGGCCAGCAGAAGCTGCAGGATTGTGAGCGTGACCTGCAGCAGGAGCAGCAGCGCCGTGATGCGGTTAAAGACCGTCTGGACAGACTCGCATATACACTAAACACTGTCAAAGCAGGAGTGCAGCAGCTCAGTGACAAACTACAGCACATACCGCTG ATGGAGGGTCCGACACCACAGCTGCCTCCAGACTCAGATGAACACACGCTGCAGCTGCTGTCTGAGGCTGAACAGAAACTGATGCTGCTAAAGGAGGAACTACAGGGCAAAGATCTGACAACCACCCTGAAGGAGATGGAGGAAGAAGAG TTCCAAGCCAGGATAGCAGGGAAACTACCCCAGTACAACACGCGCATTCAGTTGCATATGAAGCAGAAACAGGACCCTTTTGATGGTGAGACACTAGCTCATATCACCATGGAATCTTATTTCTGCcacattagaaaaaaaatcatgctttggtCAAAATGTTGtcacaattatgattttttttgtcataactatgactttttttatcataatttcatctttttatgtcataataattga
- the odad3 gene encoding coiled-coil domain-containing protein 151 isoform X6 produces the protein MPGTSVAGGIKHPIHDQISELQRKIQLLEGDRSAYFESSQSAIKKNRETILQLRQENKNLHKKLAEGDEQLIKDVFQGRGVEKASFRNMSMKSARTVLEKEVRDKMKKLNAMKHTTQTQKQRLEEMKLQYQSMKPQSRSPLPDTQKQEEEEKKLRILENRLEKTQLKCHEAEHIMRGYLKLKEHLQEDSLTFQPQLDRMEAEIHRQTQVLKELQVMNSDAHLSKDAAKAELQLQEEQVYRERREREKILSRYKKQAEEKVAQAERMKKRPQWAAMHPDELSSEAQHSANPVEEVEAISTFEEAFQRIKDATGVTDSREIVDRFISQGETQEHLEKMKAENERMLLQLNKEKNTLQTELQDMKYSQKTELLSGQQKLQDCERDLQQEQQRRDAVKDRLDRLAYTLNTVKAGVQQLSDKLQHIPLMEGPTPQLPPDSDEHTLQLLSEAEQKLMLLKEELQGKDLTTTLKEMEEEEFQARIAGKLPQYNTRIQLHMKQKQDPFDDEDDSGDDEGDIITRVTLKHQSQSIIDANNKRKTRIKKRKGKM, from the exons atgccTGGCACGTCTGTCGCAGGGGGCATCAAGCACCCTATCCATGATCAAATTTCGGAGCTCCAAAGAAAAATTCAACTTCTGG AGGGAGACAGAAGCGCGTATTTCGAAAGCTCTCAGTCTGCTATCAAGAAGAACAGAGAAACCATCCTTCAGCTGAGGCAAGAGAATAAAAACCTGCACAAGAAACTGGCTGAG GGAGATGAACAACTTATCAAGGATGTTTTTCAAGGCCGTGGGGTGGAGAAAGCCTCATTCAGGAACATGTCTATGAAG TCAGCACGGACGGTGCTGGAGAAGGAGGTGCGCGATAAAATGAAGAAGCTGAATGCTATGAAACACACCACTCAGACACAGAAGCAGCGTTTAGAGGAAATGAAGCTCCAGTACCAGAGCATGAAGCCACAGAGCAGAAGCCCTCTGCCTGACACCCAgaaacaagaggaggaggaaaag AAATTGCGCATTCTGGAAAACCGTTTGGAGAAAACGCAGCTGAAATGTCATGAAGCAGAGCACATAATGCGAGGATACCTCAAACTGAAGGAGCATCTACAG GAAGACAGTCTTACATTTCAACCACAGCTGGACAGGATGGAGGCAGAGATTCACCGGCAGACACAAGTGCTCAAAGAACTACAGGTCATGAACAGCGACGCCCACTTGTCAAAGGATGCAGCCAAG gcTGAGCTGCAGCTTCAGGAGGAGcaggtgtacagagagcgcagagagagagagaaaatactCTCCCGCTACAAGAAGCAGGCGGAGGAGAAGGTGGCTCAGGCAGAGAGGATGAAGAAAAGA CCCCAGTGGGCGGCCATGCACCCCGATGAGCTGAGCAGTGAGGCCCAGCACAGTGCCAACCCAGTAGAAGAAGTGGAAGCCATCTCTACTTTTGAGGAAGCTTTCCAGCGCATCAAAGATGCCACTGGAGTCACAGACTCACGG GAAATAGTGGACAGGTTTATCTCTCAGGGAGAAACACAGGAACATTTGGAGAAGATGAAGGCAGAAAATGAGAGAATGCTGCTTCAGCTGAATAAAGAGAAGAATACACTGCAGACTGAGCTTCAGGATATGAAATACTCTCAAAAAACTGAACTCCTAAG CGGCCAGCAGAAGCTGCAGGATTGTGAGCGTGACCTGCAGCAGGAGCAGCAGCGCCGTGATGCGGTTAAAGACCGTCTGGACAGACTCGCATATACACTAAACACTGTCAAAGCAGGAGTGCAGCAGCTCAGTGACAAACTACAGCACATACCGCTG ATGGAGGGTCCGACACCACAGCTGCCTCCAGACTCAGATGAACACACGCTGCAGCTGCTGTCTGAGGCTGAACAGAAACTGATGCTGCTAAAGGAGGAACTACAGGGCAAAGATCTGACAACCACCCTGAAGGAGATGGAGGAAGAAGAG TTCCAAGCCAGGATAGCAGGGAAACTACCCCAGTACAACACGCGCATTCAGTTGCATATGAAGCAGAAACAGGACCCTTTTGATG ATGAGGACGACAGCGGCGATGATGAGGGTGATATCATCACCCGTGTCACCCTGAAGCACCAGTCGCAGTCAATCATTGACGCAAATAACAAGAGGAAGACTCGCATTAAAAAGAGGAAGGGCAAAATGTGA
- the odad3 gene encoding coiled-coil domain-containing protein 151 isoform X3 has product MPGTSVAGGIKHPIHDQISELQRKIQLLEGDRSAYFESSQSAIKKNRETILQLRQENKNLHKKLAEGDEQLIKDVFQGRGVEKASFRNMSMKSARTVLEKEVRDKMKKLNAMKHTTQTQKQRLEEMKLQYQSMKPQSRSPLPDTQKQEEEEKRVCIDITFLPEHAPSAGLSGKRTCCMTGFNRGNCENKLRILENRLEKTQLKCHEAEHIMRGYLKLKEHLQEDSLTFQPQLDRMEAEIHRQTQVLKELQVMNSDAHLSKDAAKAELQLQEEQVYRERREREKILSRYKKQAEEKVAQAERMKKRPQWAAMHPDELSSEAQHSANPVEEVEAISTFEEAFQRIKDATGVTDSREIVDRFISQGETQEHLEKMKAENERMLLQLNKEKNTLQTELQDMKYSQKTELLSGQQKLQDCERDLQQEQQRRDAVKDRLDRLAYTLNTVKAGVQQLSDKLQHIPLMEGPTPQLPPDSDEHTLQLLSEAEQKLMLLKEELQGKDLTTTLKEMEEEEFQARIAGKLPQYNTRIQLHMKQKQDPFDGETLAHITMESYFCHIRKKIMLWSKCCHNYDFFCHNYDFFYHNFIFLCHNN; this is encoded by the exons atgccTGGCACGTCTGTCGCAGGGGGCATCAAGCACCCTATCCATGATCAAATTTCGGAGCTCCAAAGAAAAATTCAACTTCTGG AGGGAGACAGAAGCGCGTATTTCGAAAGCTCTCAGTCTGCTATCAAGAAGAACAGAGAAACCATCCTTCAGCTGAGGCAAGAGAATAAAAACCTGCACAAGAAACTGGCTGAG GGAGATGAACAACTTATCAAGGATGTTTTTCAAGGCCGTGGGGTGGAGAAAGCCTCATTCAGGAACATGTCTATGAAG TCAGCACGGACGGTGCTGGAGAAGGAGGTGCGCGATAAAATGAAGAAGCTGAATGCTATGAAACACACCACTCAGACACAGAAGCAGCGTTTAGAGGAAATGAAGCTCCAGTACCAGAGCATGAAGCCACAGAGCAGAAGCCCTCTGCCTGACACCCAgaaacaagaggaggaggaaaag AGAGTATGCATTGACATCACTTTCCTGCCGGAACACGCTCcgtcagctggactgagtggcaaaagaacctgctgcatgactggatttaataggggaaactgcgaaaat AAATTGCGCATTCTGGAAAACCGTTTGGAGAAAACGCAGCTGAAATGTCATGAAGCAGAGCACATAATGCGAGGATACCTCAAACTGAAGGAGCATCTACAG GAAGACAGTCTTACATTTCAACCACAGCTGGACAGGATGGAGGCAGAGATTCACCGGCAGACACAAGTGCTCAAAGAACTACAGGTCATGAACAGCGACGCCCACTTGTCAAAGGATGCAGCCAAG gcTGAGCTGCAGCTTCAGGAGGAGcaggtgtacagagagcgcagagagagagagaaaatactCTCCCGCTACAAGAAGCAGGCGGAGGAGAAGGTGGCTCAGGCAGAGAGGATGAAGAAAAGA CCCCAGTGGGCGGCCATGCACCCCGATGAGCTGAGCAGTGAGGCCCAGCACAGTGCCAACCCAGTAGAAGAAGTGGAAGCCATCTCTACTTTTGAGGAAGCTTTCCAGCGCATCAAAGATGCCACTGGAGTCACAGACTCACGG GAAATAGTGGACAGGTTTATCTCTCAGGGAGAAACACAGGAACATTTGGAGAAGATGAAGGCAGAAAATGAGAGAATGCTGCTTCAGCTGAATAAAGAGAAGAATACACTGCAGACTGAGCTTCAGGATATGAAATACTCTCAAAAAACTGAACTCCTAAG CGGCCAGCAGAAGCTGCAGGATTGTGAGCGTGACCTGCAGCAGGAGCAGCAGCGCCGTGATGCGGTTAAAGACCGTCTGGACAGACTCGCATATACACTAAACACTGTCAAAGCAGGAGTGCAGCAGCTCAGTGACAAACTACAGCACATACCGCTG ATGGAGGGTCCGACACCACAGCTGCCTCCAGACTCAGATGAACACACGCTGCAGCTGCTGTCTGAGGCTGAACAGAAACTGATGCTGCTAAAGGAGGAACTACAGGGCAAAGATCTGACAACCACCCTGAAGGAGATGGAGGAAGAAGAG TTCCAAGCCAGGATAGCAGGGAAACTACCCCAGTACAACACGCGCATTCAGTTGCATATGAAGCAGAAACAGGACCCTTTTGATGGTGAGACACTAGCTCATATCACCATGGAATCTTATTTCTGCcacattagaaaaaaaatcatgctttggtCAAAATGTTGtcacaattatgattttttttgtcataactatgactttttttatcataatttcatctttttatgtcataataattga